The genomic interval AGTGACTCACCCCTGCATACACGGCATCTGCGCCATAAGCCAGCGCTATTTTTAACTTTTCAAAATTTCCAGCAGGAGAAAGCAGTTCGACGTTTGACACCTATTTCTTTCCTAAACTAGCGATTAACGCTTCAATATCTTCACTGCTCACAACATCTTCTGTTGTCTCATCACCGTGAATATGCACAGCAGAACTGACACGTTTTGAATCATCCTTAGAGCCTTCAAACAGAGCGCTCATGTATTTAGAAAGGGCTCGCATAACGTTAATAACCCGCTCTATTTTTTGACGGTGAATATCTTGGTACTGCATAATGTCCATCGTCATCATGATTTCATCTTCTGCCATTTGGGCATTCATCAAAAGATCTTCGACGCGATCTTTCATCCCTTTGTTGTCATCAAGCGCTTTTTGGAACTGATCGATTTTAGGAAATTTTGTCACCAATGTTTCAAAAAGTGTGATGTTGGTCTCAATCAGCTTAATGACCTCTTTGGCATTCTCTTCCGCACTCATCATAAAATTACTAACGGTTTCAAGTTTGTCAAATACCTGAGTCGCTTTGATCTCAGAGTCTTTGGTCACATCATCAAGTTGATGCACCATCTTATGATCAGACGTAGGCGGTGGTGGAGGCCAAGACATCGTGGAGGATGGTCTGTATTCATGCATCATTTGGGTTGCTGCTTTATCTTTTTCAACTTCTAAAGCCTCACTGTCCGACATCTCATCTTCATCTGATTCCAGACTCTCTTCAATGGCACTGTGGGCAGGTGCAGCATCGTCCATTTCATCTAAATCGCCCGCCATCAAAGCATCAAGTTCTTCTTGCGTCATAAGCTTTCTCCTCAAAATGACAAATTATGGTCTATTATAGTGAACTTTTTATATAATTTAACTTTAAGACCCTGATACAAGGAAGCCTGCCATGATGATTGATTTACATAACCACACCCCTTTATGCAACCATGCAGATGGAAGCATTGAAGCGTATGTACAAGCCGCCATAGAGAAAAAAATAGATGTTTTTGGCTTTTCCGATCACGCGCCTATGAACTTTGATGAGGCGTATCGTATGGATTTTTCCCAAATGGAAAATTATGAAAACGATGTTTTACATGTAAAAGAAACCTACCACGATCAGATCCAAATTTTACTCGCCTATGAGGTCGATTTTTTAGAAGGGTATATTGATGAGCGTGTGCTGAAACGAAGTGTTGATTATTTTATAGGCTCTGTCCATTTTTTAGGCGCTTGGGGCTTTGACAATCCCGAATTTATCGGAGAGTACCGTACCAAAAACATTGATGAAGTGTGGGAGCGCTATTTTGCAGCGATTGGAGCCATGGCAAAGAGCGGATTATTTGATATTGTTGGGCATTTGGACTTGATTAAAGTCTTTAATTATTTGCCCAAAAAAGATGTCAGACTCATCGCAAAAAATGCCATAAAAGCGATTAAAAAAGCCAATATGACGATCGAGCTCAATGCCGCTGGCTTTCGTAAACCCGTAGGTGAAGCGTACCCAAGCCATCCCTTGATGGAGTTGATCGCAGAACATGATATTCCAATTACCTTTGGTTCGGATGCGCATACCGTTCAGCATATTGGATTGCGCCAAGAAGAGTTGCGGTTGATTGCAAAAGCATTTGGGTATAAAAAATGTGCAACTTTTGAAAGCAGAGATCGAATATTGGTTAATTTTTAAGCATACTATTCGGCTTTATTTTCAGTTCAATCTGATAAAATTACTTAAATTTAAAATCTAGGAGTTACAACATGGGTAAATTCGTTAACAGTGTTGAAGAATTTTTCAAATACGCTACTGACAATGAAGTTGAATTTGTCGATTTCCGTTTCACTGACATGAAAGGAACATGGCATCACCTTACATATACTATTGAATCAATCAGTGCAGAATCTTTCACCAATGGTATTCCTTTTGATGGCTCATCAATCGATGCGTGGCAACCCATCAACAAATCCGATATGTTGCTTAAACCAGAAGCAGAGAGCGCGTTTTTAGACCCTTTCACAGCGGATTCAACGGTTGTTGTATTCTGTGATGTTTTCGACATCTATAAAGGTGAACTTTATGAGAAATGTCCAAGAAGTATCGCTAAAAAAACATTGAAATACCTTGCTGAGACAGGTTTGGGTGATGTCGCTTACTTTGGTCCAGAAAATGAATTCTTCGTATTTGATGATGTGAAAATCAGAGATGACATTAACTGTTCTTACTATGAAGTAGACTCTGAAGAAGGCGGCTGGAATAGCGCAAAAAACTTTACTGATGGTTATAACACAGGTCACCGCCCCGGCACAAAAGGTGGTTACTTCCCCGTTCAACCAATCGACTCAATGGTAGATTTACGTGCTGAAATGGTTCAAACACTCAAACAAGTTGGTCTTGAAGTATTCGTTGTTCATCACGAAGTTGCTCAAGCACAAGGCGAAATTGGTGTTAAATTTGGAACATTGATTGAAGCAGCGGATAACGTTCAAAAATACAAATACGTTGTAAAAATGGTAGCGCACCTTAACGGTAAAACAGCAACCTTTATGCCAAAACCACTTTACGGTGACAATGGTAGCGGTATGCACGTTCACCAATCTATCTGGAAAGATGGCAAAAACATGTTCTTTAAGGCTGGCGAATACGCAAACCTTAGCGACATGGCTCGTTGGTACATCGGTGGTATCTTGAAACACGCACGTAGTGTTGCGGCGTTTACAAACCCATCAACCAACTCATACAAACGTCTCATTCCAGGATTTGAAGCTCCTTCAATCCTTACATACTCTATGCAAAACCGTTCTGCTTCATGTCGTATCCCTTACGGTGCGGGTGAGAAATCGGTTCGTGTTGAAATGCGTTTCCCAGATTCAACATCTTGTCCATACCTTGCATTTGCTTCTATGCTTCTTGCTGGAATTGATGGTATCAACACTAAAACTGAGCCTATTGGACCAATGGATGAAGATTTGTTTGAACTCACACTTGATGAAATTAGAGAAAAAGGTATTAACCAAATGCCTCATACCCTAAGAGGTTCACTTGAAGCGTTAATCCGTGACAACGAGTATCTTAAACCGGTTATGACACCAGAGTTTTTGGACACGTATCAACACTACAAATTTGAAACGCAAGTTTGGCCAGATGAGGCTAGACCTACTGCGTTTGAATTTAAAACAATGTTCTCTTGCTAATCATTTAAGACGTATTCAGGGAGCAAGAGGGATTTCCCTCTTACTCCCCTTTTTTTATCTTTACACGCTTTCCAAGCTAAGCTTGAAAAGCTACGTTGCACTAGGCGCTGAAGCTTGCCTCTGTGAGGCAGAATTAAATCACTTCCTACCTTGCACGCTTTCATTGAAAAGCTACGAGGCAGAGAGTTGTATCACTCTTTCCCCGTAAAGCTGTTAGAACATCAAACCACCCTCTTCGTTTAACTCTTTGGTGCTGCTCTTTGGAAACGGTGAGACATCGGTAAAAAACTCTGTGGTTCCATCAACCTTTCGGGCATTGACACCTTCTGGCATCTTAAATTCACGTGTGGTTTCAGGATGCAGTTCAACATACTTTGTCATAAAGTATTTAAACGCAGGTGCCGCAGAACGACCACCCGTTTCGCCTTTTTTAAGCGGGGTATTGTTGTCATTGCCATACCAGGTAATCACTTCAATATCCGGTGAAAAACCACAAAACCAGACATCCACACTGCTATTGGTTGTTCCTGTTTTTCCTCCAATTTCGATGCCCGGAACTTGCGCATTTCGTCCTGTTCCTCGTTTCACAACCTCTTTGAGCATATCAATCATCAAGTAGCTCTGCTTGGGAGAAGTAAGGATTTGACTCTCTGTTTCATACACTTTTTCAACTCCTTGACGCGTGATCACTTTCTTGACAAGAAGCGGTTCGACTTTCACACCATAATTAGGGAACATGGAGTAAAAACTACTGTATTCAAGCGGTGAAATACCAAAGCTTCCAAGGGCGAGTGTTAAATCCATAGCAATATTTTTAAAACCATCTTTTTTTAGCTCTTTATAGACACTGTCCATTCCTAAAAGCGATAAAAGATTGATCGTAGCAAGGTTACGCGAATGCACCAACGCCTCTTTAAGTGTGATCAAACCTTCAAAATCATTTTCATAGTTTTTTGGTTTCCACTCTTCATCGGTTTCACTGTTGACATAGGTTCGTGAAATATCAGGAATTTCAGACAGTGGTGAATAACCCCAATCCAAAGCTTTTTGGTACAAGAAAGGCTTAAAACTTGATCCTGGTTGGCGTTTGCTCTGTGTTGCACGATTAAAACTGCTTTTTGCATAATCAATGCCACCCACAAGCGCTAAAACATTGCCCGTGTTGTTTTCCATAACCACCATCGCACCATTGAGCTCTGTTGCATTGGCATCTTTTCCCATACGAGCAACCATTCCTTTATACCCTACATTAAGGGCGTCATGAGCAAGTTGTTGCATCTTAAGATCAATCGTAAGGTAAATTTTATACCCACCTTTTTTGATATCGTCGTACTCTGAGGCTAAGCTTTTAATCACTTCATCCACCACATAAGGGGCACGATTGCGTGTTAAGGTTTCGTCATACACCATTGGATGCTCCAAGGTTGCTTTAGTGTATTCCGCCTCACTGATCCAGCCGAGGGTATAAAGACGGCTGAGAACTTGATTGGCCCTGCTTAGGGAGAGATCCATATGGCGCGTTGGGTCATACGAACTAGGTGCCTTAGGAAGTCCGACTAACATGGCAATCTCTTTAAGACTCAGTCCTTCAAGTGGTTTTTTAAAATACCCAAGAGACGCGGTTTTAATCCCGTAATAACCATGCCCAAAATAGACATGATTAAAGTAACGCTCTAAAATCTGCTCTTTGGTCAATGCGGCTTCAACCGTGTAGGCAAGAATCGCTTCGTTGATTTTACGGGTCAAGGTTTTTTGGCGTGTCAAAACGGTATTTTTGATGAGCTGTTGAGTGATCGTACTTGCCCCCTCAACCAGTTTCATGGCATGAATATCTTTAATCAGCGCTCTAAAAATCGCTTCAATATTAATACCATTGTGCTCAAAAAATGAGGTATCTTCGGTTGCAACCAACGCTTCAATAACACGTGAAGGAATATCTTTGTACTCAACATAGATCCTATTTTCATCATCAAAAAGATTAGCAACAAGATCACCGTTGCGATCGTAAATTTGTGTGGTTAATTTTGGGTTATAGTCAATAATTTTATCGGCATCAAACCGAATCTGTGCGTATAAAAAGATAATGGCCATAACCGCTGCAAATCCAAGCATGGTTAAAATTGTTATAATGTATTTCACTCTCTAAAACTCCTTTGTCGAAATCCAGACGCCAAAAGCTGCTTCGTGTATGCCTCTTTTGGGTCGTTTAATATCTGTTGCGTCAAACCAGACTCAATGATTTTTCCATTTTTAATAATACCCACTTCATCGCATAAATGCTCAATCGTTCCAATATCATGCGTCACAAAAAGCAGATCAAACCCACACTCTTTTTGAAGCGTTGCGATCAACTCTAAAACCGTGGTTTTACTCTCTTCATCCAGCGCCGTGGTCGGCTCATCCAAAAGGAGTAAACGAGGCTCTATGCTCAGTGCCATCGCGATGATGAGGCGTTGCAACTGCCCACCGCTCAGCTCGGAGGGAAAGCGGTCTAAAAAGTCCACATCCAAATTGACCATGCGAAGGTACTTTTGCGCCCTCTCAAGTGGTGCCATAAACTGCTTTTCGATTTTGGTGAGTGGAGAAAGCGCTGTAAAAGGGTTTTGAGGCACAAAAGCGATGCTCTCTCCTCGTTTGAGTTCATAACTAGCGTTGTACGACAGTGTGCTCTTTAACTCATGCGGTAACATACCTAAAAGTGCCTTCAGCGTCAAACTTTTTCCACTGCCACTCTCCCCAATCAGCGCAAACGATCGCGCAAACGAAAAGCTTACATGCAAAAGGGTTTTAGCTTTATGTTGAATCACAAGCTCTTTACATGTAAAGCTCAAAATGACCCCTTTTGGATCAAAGAGCACAACGCACGAAGCTGTTCTACGCTCTCACCCAAACGAGGGATGATGCGCAAAATGGGCCTTGGAACGGTGGGTGGGCGAATCGCTCCGACCAAAAATCCCTCGACGATCAAGCTTTGCTGAACTCCCAACGCATCCGCTCCAGTGGATAAAGGATACGAGCAAATCAGTCCATCTATTTTGACACCTAAACATTCATGCACAACCTTTTGACGCTCAGCAATATCGGCTTTGAGTTTAGCTCTGTTTTTAAGAATGTACAGCAAACCTTGATAGCCTAGGGCAATATCAAACAAAGAGGGTGCTGTGGTATAAATGATCGCTTTGGCACGATTTTGTAAAAATTCTGCGATGTGCTGTGAACATAAAATATACGCGCCATAACTTCCGAGCGCTTTTCCAAGGGTTCCCATTTTGATATGGTTTGCTTTGGGGGTAATGTGAAAGAGATCAAACACACCTCGAAGATTGTCGCCTACAACGCCCACACTGTGTGCTTCATCGACAATTAAAATCGCGTTATAACGATCGGCTATCTCAAAAATATCGGGATTTAGAAGATCGCCACTCATCGAATAAATGCCCTCAACCGCGATGATAATGCGGTTGTGGTTGTGCGTGTTAATCAGACTTTCAAGATGATTGGCATCGTTGTGCTTAAACGTCAACACTTCGGCATCCACCGTTTTAGAAGCGACCATGCCACTCGCATGATACGCTTCGTCCAAGAGCAAAAGATCCCGTTTACGCGGTAACGCTTCAATAAGTGAAAAATTGGCTAAAAAACCACTGCCACACACAAGAGCGGCTTCAAAACCGTTATGGCGCATTAAGAATGCTTCAAACTCTTCATGAATGGGATGATAGCCATTGACCAAAATAGACGCCTTGGGCGCGTGAGTTTTATAGATCGAAACTTGCGCCACAGCGCGTTCAAAAAGGGTGTGATTTTGTGCAAAACCGAGGTAATCGTTCGAGCTAAAATCCGCCAAAGATTCATCGTAAAGCTTACGGCTTCGGTAGCGATTGGCTTTGGTGATGGCTTGGATTTCGTTTTGATACATGGTTACAGGGGTAAAAAAGGCAACAGCTTCTCAACGCTAAGCCCCATGGCGGTACTCTCAAGTCCGACCACCTCTTTGATGTAGGACTTACAAAAGCCTTCTACCATACACGCTCCTGCTTTACCCTTCCACTCATCGCTTTCTAAATAATCATGCAGTGCTTTGGGCTCAAATGGCAAGAAAAGATAGTCCGTTGTGGAGAGATCAATAAGCTCAATCGTTTTGGATTTGTAAATCATGCAGCTCAAAATGCTCACCGTGTTGCCACTTTGTGCCTCTAAAATGCGCTTGGCATCGGCTTTGTCTTTGGCTTTACGCAAAATCTGCCCATTGGCTGTAACTACGGTATCGGCGCACAAAACAGGCATTTCCAAGTCGTACGTTTCAAGGTAACTCTGCATTTTCCCTTTCGTCGCATGGTAGACAAAATGGGCTGGATCAGCGATGCGAAGGCTCTCTTCGTCAAACCCAGGATCTCGTTGGATGAACGGAACGCCAAATTTCGTAAGCAGTTCCGCGCGCGTAATGGAAGAGGAGCCAAGCACGATCGTTTGCATCTTAATAGCCTCGTAAAATCACGCCAAAATAGACCGAGATAACGGCTAAAAGCAGATTGAGAGGGATGAGATATTTCACCATCAAGATCACATTTTCCTCGACCTCGATGTAATTCTCTTCCTCTAAACCTTTTTTGGCTTTGAGATATTTGAAGTACATGTAAATAAAATTAAAAGCGATAAACGTCCACAGAGCCTCTTTGGTATGCACCATCACATAGGTGGTCGGATTGCCCGCTTTAAAGCCAAGCCCGATGTGCATAAACACCGATGTTATGATGATAATCAGAAGCACTGGCACTAAAAAAAGAATGTAACGTCGCATCATTTTAATGCAGCTGTTAAATTTTATCTTCTCATCGGCGACATCTTCTTCCACAGGCTGAATCACAAAACGCATTACGAACATACTACCAATCAGCAGTGCCGAGCTGATAACATGTAAAAAAACGATGATTCGGCTAAAGTCCCCAAAGATCTCTATGAAAAAATCGCGCATTTTTTAGCCTTGAAGAATGGATTTTGCATACGCGAGGGCTGCTGATTTTGCCTCTTCGATTTTAGAAGCATCTTTCCCCCCTGCTTGCGCAAAGTCATCTCGCCCTCCTCCACCGCCACCAACGATCGGCGCGATCTCTTTAATCCACGCACCTGCTTTAATCGCGGCATTTTTAACACCTGCAGCGATCATCACTTTGTCGTCTTTAACTTGCAGTAAAAGCACTGCAACGGAGTTTTTCTCATTTTTAAGATCATCAATGCGCGCTTTAATATCGCCAGCACCCAATACATCCACAATGAGTTCAACGCCGTTTACATGTAAAGATTCTACAGACTTTCCAGCGTGAGCATTTAAAGATTCAACTTCAGTTTTTAGGGTTTTAATCTCTTCTTTCAGACGATTGATGCCGATGAGTGGCTCTTTATGTTTCACACTCTCTTTAATCGCTTCAAGATCGCTTCTTAAACTTTGCGCATAAGAAAGTGCCGCACTTCCGCAAATCGCTTCGATACGTCTGACACCCGCACTCACACCGCTCTCTTTTTGAATAAAGAAGCTTCCGATATTGGCAGTGTTCTCAACATGCGTTCCACCGCACAGCTCAACACTCGCATCACCAAAACTGACCACACGCACTTCTGAGCCGTATTTTTCGCCAAAAAGCGCCATAGCGCCACTGTTTTTAGCCTCTTCGACATTCATCAGTTTTGTCTCTCCCGAAACACCACTCGCGATGACACTGTTCACAAACGCTTCAACCTTAGCGATCTCTTCAAAACTGAGTGCTTTTGGATGTGAGAAGTCAAAACGAAGTCTGTCTTTTTCGACCAAACTACCCGCTTGAGAAACATGCTCACCCAAGACTTTACGAAGTGCGCTGTGTAGCAAGTGTGTTGCACTGTGATGTCTTTCGATCTCAAGGCGTGAGACATCCACACTGAGGCTTACCTCATCGTTTACATGTAAAGGTTTTTCAAGCTCAACAAGGGAAAGATTAAGGTCAAAAAATTTCTTCGTATCGAGCACTTTTCCATAGCCTTCAATGACACCCTCATCGCCACTTTGTCCACCGCTCATCGCGTAAAATGGGGTTTGTTCAAACATCACCCAACCGTTTTCGTCTAAACTTTGAACCTCTTTGAAGTTTTCATCTAAGAGTGCTAAGACTTTGGTTTTGGCCTCTTTTTGCATGTAACCAACAAAAGTATTGAGACCAAATTTTTCAAGGAGCGGTTTAAACTCACCTTGGGTTGCTTTGTCACCACTTCCTTTCCATGAGGCTTTAGAACGCGCTTTTTGCTCCGCCATCAAAGCTTCAAACTCCGCTTCATTGACACTAAGCCCTTTTTCACGAAGCATATCTGCTGTCAAATCAAGAGGGAAGCCATAGGTGTCATAGAGTTTAAACGCAACTTCACCGCTGAACATCGTTTTGGTATTGGGGAGTTCTTTTTCAAAGAGTTCCAGTCCTGAAGCGATAGTCGTAAAGAAGCTCTCTTCTTCATTTTTAATCTGCTCAGCGATGACCTCTTTTTTAGCAACAAGGTACGGGTACTGTTTGCCCATAAGCGCACATAAGGTATCAAGAAGTTTGTACATAAACGGCTCACGAAGACCCAACAAATAACCATGTCTGACTGCACGTCTTAGGATGCGTCTTAGCACATACCCACGTCCTACACGACCAAAGGTTGTGCCTTGGGCTACAAGAAAAGAGACAGCGCGAATGTGATCGGCGATAACACGGTAACTTGCTCCCGTTTTATACGCATACGGTTTTCCGCACAGCTCAGCGACTTTGTCCGTTAATGGGATAAAGAGTGAAGAGTCATAATTGCTGAAAACGCCTTCTTGCACCGCTGTGACACGCTCTAAACCCATACCCGTGTCGATAGAAGGTTTAGGAAGCGGATGAAGCACACCTGAAGAGTCGCGCTCGTACTGCATAAACACAAGATTCCAAATCTCTAAGAAACGATCACCATCGCCGCCCATATAATCCTCAGGCGTGTTGAAGTTTTCAGCCCCTTGATCGATGAAGATTTCGCTGCACGGACCGCATGGTCCCGTATCGCCCATTTGCCAGAAGTTGTCTTTATCACCAAAGCGCATAATGCGACTCGCGTCGATGTGTTTTTTCCAAATCGCTTCTGCCTCATCATCGCTCTCATGAACGGTCACCCAGAGTTTGTCTTTGGGAAGTTTTAAAACGTCTGTGACAAACTCCCACGCATGAGAGATGGCATCTTCTTTAAAATAATCGCCAAAAGAGAAGTTTCCAAGCATTTCAAAAAAAGTATGATGGCGCGCTGTGTAGCCGACGTTATCAAGGTCATTGTGTTTTCCACCTGCACGGATGCACGTTTGACAGGTTGTCGCACGCGGAGGGTTTGGGCGAGGCACTTCGCCTGTGAAAACACTCTTAAAAGGAACCATGCCTGCGTTGGTAAACAGAAGCGTCGCGTCATCGGGCACAAGGGGAGAACTCTCGATAATCTTGTGACCTTTTTGTTCAAAAAACTTTAAAAACTCAGCTCTAACATCCATACAATCATCCTAGTTTTATTATAAAAATTTATCTATTTTAACGAAAAAACCTAAAGGTTATTATTAAAGCCCCTGAAAACCGTACGAAAGAGAGACCTACAACGTACACTTTTCACTCAGACGATACCCCACAATCCACCAACCCAAAACGACAATGATGGCACCTAAAAAGCCATTAAACGTCAGAAGGCAGAAAAGACCCATAACAATGGCGATCATACCCAAGATATAGCTTCCTGAGAACACGCTAAAGATGGCAATGACAATGCCTGAAAGCCCTACGTAATTGAGGTAAATCACCTTGCCTAAAAGCGTTCTAAATTGACAGATAGGAAGCATCGGTTCAGCCGCGCACACAGCCACCCACGACTCTTTGACATAGACACCCTCTTTCATTGCCACAATGGCAAGAGCGGCTACGACTAAAATCAAAAGTGTTCTAAAAAGACCGCACAATTTAGAGGTGGAAAGCCACAATGTTGAGCCCAAAACCATCACTAAAATGACCCAATTCAGCGCAAAATCATTGCGTGCACTCTCTTGAACTAAAACCGCTAAGGCACTTAAAAACAAGATCAACCCGCTCGCTTTTTCCATCAAACCATTAAGCTCTTTACGCTCGGTTGAAAAATAAATCACCGCATACACCACCGCAATGATGCCAAGCGTTCCTAGCTCAAAGTTCAGATAGCGTCCATCAAACGCTAAAGAGAGCGCCATCACAAGCACGATGCTGATGCTACACAGATGCAAAACATCTTCCCAAAAGGTCTCGCCTTTGGGTTCACTGAGCGTTATAACGCTCATGAAACGCGCCATCGAACCTCGCATCGTGATCTCTTCAGCAATGAGAAAGCGCACCAGTTTAAGCCACAGTAAAAAAGCGACACAGAGGCATAAAATCGCCCACGCCTCTTCCAAATTATTGCGCGAAACGATCCAATACGCATTGGCTTGCCACGTAAGCGCCACCGAACCACCAAAGAGCGTTGCAAACCAGTACGGCGCTTTTTTGCACGAACATGTCGGCACGCCCCAAAGCCAAATCAAACCAACCAGACTGAGCGCACAACTGCTGATAAAAAGCCACAGCGCATTGGGAAAGTTGGAGACAAAACCATGCAAGATGTGTTTATCCGCCCTATCGGCATCAAACAGACCCCAAAAACCGCCCACAGCACCTTCACTCATGCGCTTCCACGGTTGGTCAAACGCTTCGATGAAGTTGTACTGCCAGCCACTCTCTTCCGCCATTTTGACAAACCCACGCGTGAAGAGAGCTTGGTTGACCGCACTGGGGTAGGCAGATTCACGCATACGTCCTTCACTTGGCCAGCCTGTCTCACCGATGACGATCTCTTTATCGGGAATTTTTTGTTGCATCAACTCACGAATATTCTTTACATGTAAAAGCGCTTTGTCCACGCTGATGGGTGTATCTTCCCAGTACGGCAAGATGTGAATCGTCACGCGATCGACCGCAGGTGCGACCTCGGGGTGCTTATTCCAAAACTCCCACACATCGGCATACGTGATGACCATATCGGGCAATGCTTGTTTCACTTCGTTTATGTAGCCGACCAATTGTGCGGCACTCACATCACGTCGCAACAACGCTTCATTGCCCACGACAACGGTTTCGACAATGTCTTTGTTCTCTTTAGCCAAACGAATCGTTGTGTCGATCTCTTTTTTCGTCAACGCCACATCACTGCTTACCCATGCACCCAGCCACAGTTTCAGCCCATGTTTACGCGCAATCTCGGGTAACTCTTCAAGCCCCACGCTTGAGTAAGAACGAATACAACTCGTAATCGTCGCCAAATGCGCCAAATCTTTGTCCATCTGCTCGGTCGAAGGACGAAACCCTTTAGGAATATCCATCGGCGATTCATTTTTGCCAAAAGGGGCATACGAAAGGCATTGTAGTTTGACATTGGGATCAAGCGTTATGAGGCTCGAAGAAGGCAAAGCCATCCAAAACCAAAAAAGCCCCAATGTGGCAAACATCGCAAGGTAAAAAAGGATCATTTTAAACGTGTGATTCATACAGTCGCGCTCCATACATCGTTAATAGTTGCGCGATTATACAGGAAATGCGATTAAGGGGTTACATGTAAAAAGTAGAAATTGTATTCATAAAGATGCATCAACACCTATAAGCAATAAATTGAGAGTTATAAAAGCATTAGCTTTTAATTATGTACAAGCAGAATCCATTTCTTGAGCACAATTTTAATTTTAATAAAAAGAAGTTTTAGAAAACTATTATCAGTTGAGAAACCTTTTATTGTAGTAACATCACAAAACAACCAAGCGATAACCGTAGTTTTGTGTTTCAATGCTCTTTTCACAAAGCTTAGCACGCAAACGCTTTACTAAAGAGCGTAGTCCTGCAATTCCCACATCTTCACCCTCCCACACATACTGCTCTATATGCTCAATTGAGACAATAATATTAGGGGTTTTGGCTAATATTGCCATCAACCGACGCTCTTTTAATGTAAGCTTCATCACTTCATTAAATGCGTCATACAGTAGTTCATCTTTAGGATCATAGCTCAAGCCATCATGCAACTCTAAACGCACATTTCTGGAGCAAAGCAGGTCAATTTTACGCTCCAACTCGTACATATAAAAAGGTTTTTTTAAGTAATCGTGGCATCCTGCAATGTACGCTTTTTGAATCGTTTCTAACTCTA from Sulfurospirillum multivorans DSM 12446 carries:
- a CDS encoding glycoside hydrolase family 17 protein; this translates as MNHTFKMILFYLAMFATLGLFWFWMALPSSSLITLDPNVKLQCLSYAPFGKNESPMDIPKGFRPSTEQMDKDLAHLATITSCIRSYSSVGLEELPEIARKHGLKLWLGAWVSSDVALTKKEIDTTIRLAKENKDIVETVVVGNEALLRRDVSAAQLVGYINEVKQALPDMVITYADVWEFWNKHPEVAPAVDRVTIHILPYWEDTPISVDKALLHVKNIRELMQQKIPDKEIVIGETGWPSEGRMRESAYPSAVNQALFTRGFVKMAEESGWQYNFIEAFDQPWKRMSEGAVGGFWGLFDADRADKHILHGFVSNFPNALWLFISSCALSLVGLIWLWGVPTCSCKKAPYWFATLFGGSVALTWQANAYWIVSRNNLEEAWAILCLCVAFLLWLKLVRFLIAEEITMRGSMARFMSVITLSEPKGETFWEDVLHLCSISIVLVMALSLAFDGRYLNFELGTLGIIAVVYAVIYFSTERKELNGLMEKASGLILFLSALAVLVQESARNDFALNWVILVMVLGSTLWLSTSKLCGLFRTLLILVVAALAIVAMKEGVYVKESWVAVCAAEPMLPICQFRTLLGKVIYLNYVGLSGIVIAIFSVFSGSYILGMIAIVMGLFCLLTFNGFLGAIIVVLGWWIVGYRLSEKCTL
- a CDS encoding response regulator transcription factor, whose product is MKILLLEDNVNLAEIIKEMLEEKGHTVDWFDDGEAALFESANGYDCFVLDIYVPTMDGIALLKEIRQREKKTPAIIISANIELETIQKAYIAGCHDYLKKPFYMYELERKIDLLCSRNVRLELHDGLSYDPKDELLYDAFNEVMKLTLKERRLMAILAKTPNIIVSIEHIEQYVWEGEDVGIAGLRSLVKRLRAKLCEKSIETQNYGYRLVVL
- the alaS gene encoding alanine--tRNA ligase, with the protein product MDVRAEFLKFFEQKGHKIIESSPLVPDDATLLFTNAGMVPFKSVFTGEVPRPNPPRATTCQTCIRAGGKHNDLDNVGYTARHHTFFEMLGNFSFGDYFKEDAISHAWEFVTDVLKLPKDKLWVTVHESDDEAEAIWKKHIDASRIMRFGDKDNFWQMGDTGPCGPCSEIFIDQGAENFNTPEDYMGGDGDRFLEIWNLVFMQYERDSSGVLHPLPKPSIDTGMGLERVTAVQEGVFSNYDSSLFIPLTDKVAELCGKPYAYKTGASYRVIADHIRAVSFLVAQGTTFGRVGRGYVLRRILRRAVRHGYLLGLREPFMYKLLDTLCALMGKQYPYLVAKKEVIAEQIKNEEESFFTTIASGLELFEKELPNTKTMFSGEVAFKLYDTYGFPLDLTADMLREKGLSVNEAEFEALMAEQKARSKASWKGSGDKATQGEFKPLLEKFGLNTFVGYMQKEAKTKVLALLDENFKEVQSLDENGWVMFEQTPFYAMSGGQSGDEGVIEGYGKVLDTKKFFDLNLSLVELEKPLHVNDEVSLSVDVSRLEIERHHSATHLLHSALRKVLGEHVSQAGSLVEKDRLRFDFSHPKALSFEEIAKVEAFVNSVIASGVSGETKLMNVEEAKNSGAMALFGEKYGSEVRVVSFGDASVELCGGTHVENTANIGSFFIQKESGVSAGVRRIEAICGSAALSYAQSLRSDLEAIKESVKHKEPLIGINRLKEEIKTLKTEVESLNAHAGKSVESLHVNGVELIVDVLGAGDIKARIDDLKNEKNSVAVLLLQVKDDKVMIAAGVKNAAIKAGAWIKEIAPIVGGGGGGRDDFAQAGGKDASKIEEAKSAALAYAKSILQG